A window from Micromonospora profundi encodes these proteins:
- the treZ gene encoding malto-oligosyltrehalose trehalohydrolase, giving the protein MTEFSVWAPDASRVRLRLAGDVDHEMRAAADGWWRVEVPDAGPDYSFLLNDDETPLPDPRSQWQPAGVHGPSRRYDHHAFQWSDSSWTGRQLPGSILYELHIGTFTPEGTFDAAIGRLDHLVNLGVDLIELLPVNAFNGEHNWGYDGVCWFAPHEPYGGPDRLKRFVDAAHARGLGVILDVVYNHFGPSGAYAPRFGPYLAEQSNSWGRSINLDGPHSDEVRRYIIDSVLMWLRDYHVDGLRLDAVHALPDSRAVPLLEELAVSVESLSTHLGRPLSLIAESDLNDPRLITPREAGGFGLHAQWNDDAHHALHTLLTGERQGYYGDFGSLETLSDVLTGGFFHAGTWSSFRNRHHGRPLDSRVPGHRLVAYLQNHDQIGNRATGDRISASLSPSLLRVGAVLLLTAPFTPMLFMGEEWAASTPWQFFTSHPEPELATAVALGRRREFASHGWAEGDVPDPQDPETFVRSRLDWAELDKPEHASMLAFYQRLIALRRSVPDLSDPRMHAVSVQHGDQFLLMRRGETLVVANLAGRGQGVSLPGVARRVLLATGEGVTVMRDRIELPAETAAIVAL; this is encoded by the coding sequence ATGACCGAATTCTCCGTGTGGGCGCCGGACGCCAGCCGGGTCCGGCTGCGCCTGGCCGGCGACGTCGACCACGAGATGCGCGCCGCCGCCGACGGCTGGTGGCGGGTGGAGGTGCCCGACGCCGGCCCCGACTACTCCTTTCTGCTGAACGACGACGAAACCCCGCTGCCCGACCCCCGGTCGCAGTGGCAGCCTGCTGGTGTGCACGGGCCGAGCCGCCGCTACGACCATCATGCGTTCCAGTGGAGTGATTCCTCCTGGACGGGCCGGCAACTGCCCGGCAGCATCCTCTACGAGCTGCACATCGGCACGTTCACCCCGGAAGGCACCTTCGACGCGGCCATCGGCCGCCTCGACCACCTGGTGAACCTCGGCGTCGACCTGATCGAGCTGCTCCCGGTCAACGCCTTCAACGGCGAACACAACTGGGGGTACGACGGCGTCTGCTGGTTTGCCCCGCACGAGCCCTACGGCGGCCCCGACAGGCTGAAACGGTTCGTCGACGCCGCACACGCTCGCGGGTTGGGGGTGATCCTCGACGTCGTCTACAACCATTTCGGGCCCTCCGGGGCCTACGCGCCACGGTTCGGGCCCTACCTCGCCGAGCAGAGCAACAGTTGGGGCCGCTCGATCAACTTGGACGGCCCGCACTCCGACGAGGTACGCCGCTACATCATCGACAGCGTGCTCATGTGGCTGCGCGACTACCACGTCGACGGGCTGCGCCTGGACGCCGTGCACGCCCTGCCCGACTCGCGGGCCGTGCCGCTTTTGGAAGAGCTGGCGGTTTCCGTCGAATCGCTGTCGACGCACCTGGGTCGGCCGTTGTCGCTGATCGCCGAATCCGACCTCAACGACCCGCGGCTGATCACGCCCCGGGAGGCGGGCGGGTTCGGGCTGCACGCCCAGTGGAACGACGACGCCCACCACGCCCTGCACACGCTGCTGACGGGGGAGCGGCAGGGCTACTACGGGGACTTCGGATCTTTGGAGACGCTGTCAGACGTGCTGACCGGCGGGTTCTTCCACGCCGGCACCTGGTCCAGCTTCCGCAACCGTCACCACGGGCGGCCTCTGGATTCCCGCGTTCCTGGTCATCGGCTGGTCGCCTACCTGCAGAACCACGATCAGATCGGGAACCGGGCTACCGGGGATCGGATCTCGGCGTCGCTGTCGCCCTCGTTGCTGCGGGTTGGCGCTGTCTTGCTGCTGACCGCGCCGTTTACTCCGATGCTGTTCATGGGGGAGGAGTGGGCGGCTTCCACGCCGTGGCAGTTCTTCACCTCGCATCCGGAACCTGAGCTGGCTACGGCGGTGGCTCTGGGGCGGCGGCGGGAGTTCGCGTCGCACGGGTGGGCTGAGGGGGACGTGCCTGACCCGCAGGACCCGGAGACGTTCGTGCGGTCGCGGTTGGACTGGGCGGAGCTGGACAAGCCTGAGCATGCCTCGATGTTGGCGTTTTACCAGCGGTTGATTGCGTTGCGTCGGTCGGTGCCGGACCTGTCTGATCCTCGGATGCACGCGGTGTCGGTGCAGCACGGGGACCAGTTCCTGCTGATGCGGCGGGGGGAGACGCTTGTCGTCGCCAACCTGGCTGGGCGGGGGCAGGGGGTGTCGTTGCCTGGGGTGGCGCGGCGGGTGCTGCTGGCTACGGGGGAGGGCGTCACGGTCATGCGGGACCGGATCGAGCTGCCTGCGGAGACTGCGGCGATCGTGGCGCTCTGA
- a CDS encoding DUF262 domain-containing protein gives MTHGFSDDSARAEAIHSFRQAQEGAVIEVADQGLLTLASLVAGGAIDVSPNFQRRDRWGAEKQSLLIESFLTNIPVPPVYLAEDSDLLGSYAVIDGKQRLTSIAAFFQNQLTLRGLERLPLINGLRYDQLPPEIRNPLGMKALRTTTLLRASDPNLKHEVFLRLNTGGEILNPQEIRNVAYRGPLNDLIYALAENPFLRKQLKVLPPLSPNFRQMLDAEYVLRFLALASEWKTFRGDLRGALDYYMLKHRFAEQGALYNLHSAFVASMTAAEAIWGNEAFKRPGRDQALAGMYDAQMIALNEIGHGKHNQLIRRRDDIRKRTAKLFDDKAFDEAVRIGTNTPARLRKRVEMLLEVLLASTGAGGDQ, from the coding sequence ATGACTCACGGATTCTCCGACGACAGCGCTCGGGCTGAGGCCATCCACTCCTTCCGACAAGCCCAGGAAGGAGCTGTGATTGAAGTTGCCGACCAAGGGCTCCTGACTCTAGCAAGCCTGGTCGCAGGTGGCGCCATTGACGTATCCCCCAACTTCCAACGGCGGGATCGGTGGGGCGCGGAGAAACAATCCCTTCTCATTGAATCATTTCTTACCAATATCCCAGTCCCGCCGGTCTACTTGGCAGAAGATAGCGATCTCCTCGGAAGCTACGCCGTCATCGACGGCAAGCAACGCCTTACATCAATAGCGGCCTTTTTCCAAAATCAGCTCACTCTTCGGGGCCTCGAGCGACTTCCGCTGATCAACGGCCTGCGATACGACCAACTTCCTCCAGAGATTCGCAATCCACTAGGAATGAAAGCGCTTCGTACCACTACTCTACTCCGTGCGTCCGACCCGAATCTGAAACACGAGGTGTTTCTCCGCCTCAATACTGGAGGGGAGATCCTTAACCCCCAGGAGATAAGGAACGTTGCCTATCGCGGGCCACTTAACGACCTCATCTATGCCCTTGCGGAGAACCCCTTCCTACGCAAGCAACTAAAGGTACTTCCCCCACTGTCGCCGAACTTCCGACAGATGCTTGATGCCGAGTATGTACTGCGCTTCCTGGCCTTAGCGAGCGAGTGGAAGACGTTCCGGGGGGACCTCAGAGGGGCGTTAGACTACTACATGCTCAAGCACCGGTTTGCAGAGCAAGGGGCACTATACAACTTGCATAGCGCCTTCGTCGCCAGCATGACGGCAGCTGAGGCCATTTGGGGTAATGAAGCATTCAAACGACCGGGACGAGACCAGGCGCTAGCTGGGATGTACGACGCACAGATGATCGCGCTTAATGAGATTGGTCACGGCAAGCACAACCAACTCATTAGACGCCGGGACGATATACGAAAGAGAACCGCCAAGCTATTTGATGACAAAGCGTTCGATGAAGCCGTTCGCATTGGAACAAACACGCCAGCACGCTTGAGGAAGCGCGTTGAGATGCTTCTCGAGGTGCTCCTAGCGAGTACTGGAGCTGGTGGTGACCAGTAA
- a CDS encoding IS630 family transposase: protein MGRRPEVFVRQVSMVEGQRLQRITRTAKDPVKLRRAIVVLMSAQGQPAPDIAHLLKASEDYVRDVIHAFNDRGFDALDPKWSGGAPRRIDEQTRDWICVIARCDPRFLGRPFSCWSLTKLRDYLIAAGHVTTISVETVRRILHERGVTWQATKTWKASTDPDFTTKMRRILDLYDHPPADGRVLSVDEFGPLNLQPRPGRAWRPVAHPVRLRATYTRDQGVRHMIAALDLTTGKLHYRIRDRKRWREFLSFLKTLRARWPDDRLYLILDNFSPHKHPEVRAWCTANQIDLVFLPTYASWLNWIEAEFAAVRYFALNGTDHRTHAEQDTAIGAYIRWRNQHAQPKTGYAINSKIRHPDYPFKAA from the coding sequence GTGGGTAGGCGCCCGGAGGTGTTCGTCCGGCAGGTGTCGATGGTCGAGGGTCAACGGTTGCAGCGGATCACTCGGACGGCGAAGGACCCGGTGAAGCTGCGGCGGGCGATCGTGGTGCTGATGTCCGCCCAGGGACAGCCGGCCCCGGACATCGCTCATCTGCTCAAGGCCAGCGAGGACTACGTCCGCGACGTGATCCACGCGTTCAACGATCGGGGGTTCGACGCCCTGGACCCAAAATGGAGCGGGGGCGCACCGAGACGGATCGATGAGCAGACCCGCGACTGGATCTGCGTCATCGCCCGGTGCGACCCCCGTTTCCTCGGCCGACCCTTCTCCTGCTGGTCCCTGACCAAGCTGCGCGACTACCTCATCGCCGCCGGCCACGTCACGACCATCAGCGTCGAGACCGTCCGCCGGATCCTGCACGAACGCGGCGTGACGTGGCAGGCCACCAAGACGTGGAAGGCCAGCACCGACCCCGACTTCACCACGAAGATGCGCCGGATCCTGGACCTCTACGACCACCCACCAGCAGATGGTCGGGTGTTGTCCGTCGACGAGTTCGGGCCGCTGAACCTGCAACCCCGACCCGGACGGGCCTGGCGGCCCGTCGCACACCCGGTGCGACTGCGGGCCACCTACACCCGCGACCAGGGCGTACGACACATGATCGCCGCCCTGGACCTGACCACCGGCAAGCTGCACTACCGCATCCGCGACCGGAAACGATGGCGGGAGTTCCTCAGCTTCCTCAAGACACTGCGCGCCCGGTGGCCCGATGACCGGCTCTACCTGATCCTGGACAACTTCTCCCCACACAAGCACCCCGAGGTCCGCGCCTGGTGCACCGCCAACCAGATCGACCTGGTGTTCCTACCGACCTACGCCTCCTGGCTGAACTGGATCGAGGCCGAATTCGCCGCCGTACGCTACTTCGCCCTCAACGGCACCGACCACCGCACCCACGCCGAGCAAGACACCGCCATCGGCGCCTACATCCGCTGGCGCAACCAACACGCCCAACCCAAAACCGGATACGCGATCAACTCCAAGATCCGCCATCCCGATTACCCGTTCAAGGCCGCATGA
- a CDS encoding helix-turn-helix domain-containing protein, which produces MVKKPDTIGARIRYWRMRRGGMTQAVLAGLAGVTQSYVSQVESGRKTIDRRSTLVALAAALQVTVADLLGQGTEPGDPARESAAECVPAIWSALIEIEDGERRQSTYAADRLTAEIARAEQLRTSCNYPAMARLLPNLLLEAAAVGGTALVQVAYQASTCLRNLGHRHLALNAARLSGTVAEDAEDPAWIAASRFAYAQSLPIESAPVAARAADRSLAELQADAADERVRQMLGQLHLSAALTSAVSGRLDVTRDHLAEAAREAATLGDPADGAGFNGCGFGPTNVGLWEMSIAAEQGESGRVIELSRTVRPQVLMASIRQQSYWLDLGRALADGGRRDVGALAAFVQAEQAAPIPFAINPLARDAVVTLAQRAQRRAIPDDLRLLAGRIGINLAA; this is translated from the coding sequence ATGGTGAAGAAGCCGGACACCATCGGGGCCAGGATCCGGTACTGGCGGATGCGCCGTGGCGGGATGACTCAGGCCGTCCTCGCCGGACTCGCTGGCGTCACCCAGTCCTACGTGTCACAGGTCGAGTCGGGCCGGAAGACGATCGACCGTCGCTCCACCCTGGTCGCACTCGCTGCCGCACTCCAGGTCACTGTGGCCGACCTGCTCGGCCAGGGTACCGAGCCCGGCGACCCGGCCCGCGAGAGCGCCGCCGAGTGCGTGCCAGCCATCTGGTCCGCCCTGATCGAGATCGAGGACGGCGAGCGCCGCCAGTCGACCTACGCAGCAGATCGGCTGACCGCCGAGATCGCCCGCGCCGAACAGCTCCGCACCTCCTGCAACTATCCGGCGATGGCTCGTTTACTTCCAAACCTCCTGCTCGAAGCCGCAGCCGTAGGCGGCACCGCGCTCGTCCAGGTGGCCTATCAAGCCTCTACCTGCCTGCGGAACCTCGGACACCGGCATCTGGCTCTCAATGCTGCCCGGCTCTCCGGGACGGTCGCCGAGGACGCTGAGGATCCAGCGTGGATCGCAGCATCTCGTTTCGCCTACGCGCAGAGCTTGCCGATCGAGTCCGCGCCCGTCGCGGCCCGTGCTGCGGACCGGTCCCTGGCCGAGCTTCAAGCCGACGCCGCAGACGAGCGAGTACGACAAATGCTCGGCCAGCTCCACCTCTCCGCTGCGCTGACCTCGGCGGTGAGCGGTCGTCTGGATGTCACCCGCGACCACCTCGCGGAGGCAGCTCGCGAGGCGGCGACCCTCGGGGATCCGGCCGACGGCGCTGGCTTCAACGGCTGTGGGTTCGGACCGACCAACGTCGGGCTGTGGGAGATGTCCATCGCGGCTGAGCAGGGCGAGTCCGGCCGGGTCATTGAGCTTTCTCGAACGGTGCGACCGCAGGTACTCATGGCATCGATCCGCCAACAGTCCTATTGGCTCGACCTCGGTCGCGCCCTAGCGGACGGCGGTCGCCGTGACGTTGGGGCACTAGCCGCATTCGTCCAGGCCGAGCAAGCCGCACCGATCCCGTTCGCCATCAACCCCCTCGCCCGCGATGCCGTGGTGACCCTGGCCCAGCGTGCCCAGCGCCGAGCCATCCCCGACGACTTGCGCCTGCTCGCCGGCCGCATCGGCATCAACCTGGCCGCATAA
- a CDS encoding helix-turn-helix domain-containing protein, producing the protein MTSDDLPIGRRVARWRVRRQMTQQMLADRLRRSKSWVDKIERGARALDRYSVIQELADVLRVDPEVLLGQPQGTPASTPDGVDDIRAALARYDTPQAPPRTDELRRQVGHAWLTYQHAHYGQLLRVLPGLLDAAQGAGPAELLVQAYRITSSLLVKLGEDDLAWLAADRAMSAAGDGPLLAATATISVGQALRAQDRDRLALAVLLPAANRVLPQSSHCGDQESGDRTARKILDHQGQGEHRGRAVVGTLLVQAALAAAGCGEHRRADELTDRAAGVAANLRGYDDTHRTSFGPVAVELARVLVVASRGDAVEAVRRHAIVVRREGWRRLPAEYRGAYLVDAARAYLQVGDVRGAARALVDADSVAPGEVRCRPLARTVIADVARAQPAPAGVARLATLVGLTR; encoded by the coding sequence GTGACCAGCGATGACCTCCCCATCGGCCGGCGGGTGGCCCGCTGGCGGGTACGGCGACAGATGACGCAGCAGATGCTCGCCGACCGGCTGCGCAGGTCGAAGTCCTGGGTGGACAAGATCGAGCGGGGCGCTCGCGCCCTGGACCGGTACTCGGTGATCCAGGAGTTGGCCGACGTGCTGCGGGTCGATCCGGAGGTGCTGCTCGGCCAGCCGCAGGGCACCCCGGCGAGCACGCCGGACGGGGTGGACGACATCCGGGCCGCTCTCGCCCGCTACGACACCCCGCAGGCTCCACCACGGACAGACGAGTTGAGAAGGCAGGTCGGGCACGCGTGGTTGACCTATCAGCACGCGCACTACGGGCAGTTGCTGCGGGTGCTGCCGGGTCTGCTCGACGCCGCCCAGGGCGCGGGGCCGGCGGAGCTGCTGGTGCAGGCGTACCGGATCACCTCGTCGCTGCTGGTGAAGCTCGGCGAGGACGACCTCGCCTGGCTGGCCGCCGACCGCGCGATGTCCGCCGCCGGCGACGGCCCGCTGCTCGCGGCGACGGCGACCATCTCGGTGGGCCAGGCGCTCCGTGCGCAGGACCGCGACCGCCTGGCCCTGGCCGTGCTGCTTCCCGCCGCCAACCGCGTCCTCCCACAGTCGTCCCACTGTGGTGATCAAGAGAGTGGCGATCGCACTGCCCGCAAAATTCTTGATCACCAAGGTCAGGGCGAGCACAGGGGGAGGGCGGTGGTTGGGACGTTGCTGGTTCAGGCCGCCCTCGCCGCCGCCGGCTGCGGCGAGCACCGCCGCGCCGACGAGCTGACCGACCGGGCCGCGGGCGTCGCCGCAAACCTTCGGGGGTACGACGACACGCACCGCACCAGTTTCGGGCCGGTCGCCGTCGAGCTGGCTCGGGTGCTGGTGGTGGCCTCGCGGGGTGATGCCGTCGAGGCGGTGCGGCGGCACGCGATAGTGGTGCGGCGGGAGGGGTGGCGGCGGTTGCCGGCCGAGTATCGGGGTGCGTACCTGGTCGACGCCGCGCGGGCGTACCTCCAGGTGGGTGACGTGCGCGGGGCGGCGCGGGCGCTGGTGGACGCGGACAGTGTCGCGCCGGGTGAGGTTCGGTGCCGGCCGTTGGCGCGTACCGTGATCGCCGATGTTGCCCGCGCGCAGCCGGCGCCGGCCGGTGTGGCGCGACTGGCGACCTTGGTCGGTCTGACCCGCTGA
- a CDS encoding ArsR/SmtB family transcription factor, producing MTEVIEPAIETVTIDVVLSALADPVRLTLVRALDAAGDWTCGSDVLKDTGVTIGKSTLSHHIKVLRDAGLIRTRVNGTRRLVTLRYAEVDQRFPGLLTMLREHGPTRGAAKAPSSTA from the coding sequence GTGACCGAGGTGATCGAACCCGCCATCGAGACCGTGACGATCGACGTCGTGCTCAGCGCGCTTGCCGACCCGGTGCGGCTTACGCTCGTGCGCGCCCTCGACGCCGCTGGGGACTGGACCTGCGGCAGCGACGTCCTCAAGGACACTGGCGTCACCATCGGCAAGTCAACGCTGTCGCACCACATCAAGGTCCTGCGCGATGCCGGCCTGATCCGCACGCGCGTCAACGGCACACGCCGACTCGTCACGCTGCGCTACGCCGAGGTGGACCAACGCTTTCCCGGCCTGCTGACCATGCTCCGCGAACACGGCCCTACCCGTGGCGCCGCGAAGGCACCCTCCTCAACCGCATGA
- a CDS encoding NADPH:quinone reductase has protein sequence MKAIIYRDNGGPDVLQLVERDGPTPAPGEVRVRVAVSGVNPADWQARSGVAHRKMFSEITPHLDGAGVIDAVGDGVDPSRVGQRVWLFMAAAGRPTGTAAEFTVVPADQAVPLPDEASFDVGASLGVPALTAHRALTVAEDGPRRLHPGVLDGKVVLAAGGAGAVGHAVIQLARWAGATVIGTVSGPQKAKLAIAAGAHHVINYREGDPAAATRAIAPDGVDIVAEVALGANLALDLAVLRTRGTIATYANQGGHAVELNVGQNMVLNTRLQFLVLYTAGPQARAAAVEDVAAAIRDGALPVGEEHGLPLHRFPLHRTADAHRAVEAGAVGKVLVDVTP, from the coding sequence ATGAAGGCGATCATCTACCGCGACAACGGCGGTCCTGACGTTCTCCAACTCGTCGAGCGTGACGGGCCCACGCCCGCACCCGGCGAAGTCCGCGTCCGGGTTGCCGTGTCCGGGGTCAACCCGGCCGACTGGCAGGCCCGCTCCGGCGTCGCCCACCGCAAGATGTTCTCCGAGATCACCCCGCACCTCGACGGTGCCGGTGTGATCGACGCCGTCGGTGACGGCGTCGACCCGAGCCGGGTCGGTCAGCGGGTGTGGCTGTTCATGGCCGCCGCGGGGCGGCCCACCGGCACCGCCGCCGAGTTCACCGTCGTACCCGCCGATCAGGCCGTGCCGCTGCCAGACGAGGCCAGCTTCGACGTCGGCGCCTCGCTCGGCGTTCCCGCACTCACCGCACACCGCGCACTCACCGTCGCCGAGGACGGGCCACGCCGCCTTCACCCCGGCGTACTCGACGGCAAGGTGGTGCTCGCCGCCGGCGGGGCCGGCGCGGTCGGGCACGCAGTGATCCAGCTCGCCCGATGGGCCGGCGCCACCGTGATCGGCACGGTCAGCGGCCCGCAGAAGGCGAAGCTCGCCATCGCGGCTGGCGCCCACCACGTCATCAACTATCGCGAGGGCGACCCGGCCGCCGCCACCCGCGCGATCGCCCCGGACGGCGTCGACATCGTCGCCGAGGTGGCGCTGGGCGCGAACCTAGCACTGGATCTGGCCGTGCTGCGTACCCGCGGCACGATCGCGACGTACGCCAACCAGGGCGGACATGCGGTCGAACTGAACGTGGGGCAGAACATGGTGCTGAACACGCGCCTACAGTTCCTGGTGCTCTATACGGCTGGCCCGCAGGCGCGCGCCGCAGCCGTCGAGGACGTCGCCGCCGCCATCCGCGACGGCGCCCTGCCGGTCGGCGAAGAACACGGCCTGCCACTGCACCGCTTCCCGCTGCACCGCACCGCCGACGCTCACCGAGCGGTGGAGGCCGGCGCGGTCGGCAAGGTACTGGTAGACGTCACGCCCTGA
- a CDS encoding epoxide hydrolase family protein, with protein MTFSPFRIDVSDEVLDDLRARLARSRFTARSGDQPWQAGTDPDYLRHLLSYWLDGFDWRAREVELNALPHYQAQIGGRRMHFLRVPGVRPAGAPAPLPLILSHGWPSSFVEMLPLVDRLTNPARHGGDPADAFDVVVPSLPGFLYSELPKGPLTRAALAQTLHLLMTDVLGYQRYGAFGGDVGGVVTGWLGALYPEQVAGIHMIHPPFPASFDSHPLSPAEQAYLDAEAAYDQTDGGYSAIMGTRPDTIAAALVDSPAGLAAWLVDKYRDWSDNHGDLESRFDRDTLLTTITLYWASGAIGSSFRQYFDFDHNSPRPDITVPAAFTVSTEPSQANFPREIAERACTDIRHWSEPGRGGHFMPLEEPDLLADELRQFFTSLRPY; from the coding sequence ATGACCTTCTCCCCGTTCCGTATCGATGTATCCGACGAGGTACTCGACGACCTGCGGGCCCGACTGGCCCGTAGCCGCTTCACCGCCCGCAGCGGCGACCAGCCGTGGCAGGCCGGCACGGACCCCGACTACCTGCGGCACCTGCTGTCCTACTGGCTCGACGGGTTCGACTGGCGTGCCCGGGAAGTCGAACTCAACGCACTGCCGCATTACCAGGCCCAGATCGGCGGCCGGCGCATGCACTTCCTTCGCGTACCCGGGGTGCGTCCGGCAGGCGCGCCCGCGCCGCTGCCGCTGATCCTGAGCCACGGCTGGCCCAGCAGCTTCGTCGAGATGCTGCCGCTGGTCGATCGCCTGACCAACCCCGCTCGCCACGGGGGCGACCCCGCCGACGCGTTCGATGTGGTGGTTCCCTCGCTGCCAGGCTTTCTGTACTCGGAGCTGCCGAAGGGTCCGCTCACCCGCGCTGCGCTGGCGCAGACGCTGCACCTGTTGATGACCGACGTCCTTGGCTACCAGCGTTACGGCGCCTTCGGTGGCGATGTCGGCGGCGTGGTCACCGGTTGGCTGGGCGCTCTGTACCCCGAGCAGGTGGCCGGCATTCACATGATCCACCCACCGTTCCCGGCCAGCTTCGACTCCCACCCGCTGTCGCCCGCCGAGCAGGCGTATCTCGACGCCGAAGCGGCGTACGACCAAACCGATGGCGGCTACAGCGCCATCATGGGCACCCGGCCGGACACCATCGCCGCGGCGCTGGTCGACTCGCCGGCCGGACTGGCCGCCTGGCTCGTCGACAAGTACCGAGACTGGAGCGACAACCACGGGGACCTGGAAAGCCGGTTCGACCGGGATACCCTGCTCACGACCATCACTCTGTACTGGGCGAGCGGCGCGATCGGCTCCTCGTTCCGGCAGTACTTCGACTTCGACCACAACAGTCCACGACCTGACATCACCGTGCCGGCCGCGTTCACGGTGAGCACCGAACCGTCGCAGGCCAACTTCCCGCGCGAGATCGCCGAACGCGCCTGCACCGACATCCGGCACTGGAGCGAGCCAGGTAGGGGAGGACACTTCATGCCGCTGGAGGAACCGGACCTGCTCGCCGACGAACTGAGGCAGTTCTTCACGTCGCTCCGCCCGTACTGA
- a CDS encoding dienelactone hydrolase family protein, whose product MAEVLLFHHALGQTSGFLAFADDLRRAGHTIHTPDLYDGRTFHTLNEGIAYAEELGFGNIIERGTRIANELPSDLTYAGFSLGVLPAQKLAQTRPGARGALLFYSCVPVSEFGSSWPADVPVQIHGMDADPIFMNEGDVDAAREIVASAPQAELFLYPGDQHYFADSSLPSYDPQATALLNKRVLDFLASR is encoded by the coding sequence ATGGCTGAGGTGTTGCTGTTCCACCACGCGCTGGGCCAGACTTCAGGATTCCTCGCGTTCGCCGACGACCTGCGGCGTGCCGGGCACACCATCCACACCCCGGACCTGTACGACGGCCGCACGTTCCACACCCTGAACGAGGGCATCGCCTACGCCGAGGAACTCGGCTTCGGCAACATCATCGAACGCGGCACGCGGATAGCCAACGAGCTGCCCAGCGATCTGACCTACGCCGGCTTCTCTCTGGGCGTGCTTCCGGCGCAGAAGCTGGCGCAGACCCGGCCCGGAGCACGGGGGGCGTTGCTGTTCTACTCCTGCGTGCCGGTGTCGGAGTTCGGCTCGTCATGGCCGGCCGACGTCCCAGTGCAGATCCACGGCATGGACGCCGACCCGATCTTCATGAACGAGGGCGACGTGGACGCCGCCCGTGAAATCGTCGCGTCCGCCCCGCAGGCCGAACTGTTCCTGTACCCGGGAGACCAGCACTACTTCGCCGATTCCAGCCTGCCGTCCTACGACCCCCAAGCCACGGCCCTGCTCAACAAGAGGGTGCTCGACTTCCTCGCCAGCCGCTAA
- a CDS encoding SMI1/KNR4 family protein — translation MTDTGAGVDKGVTEAWRRIEAGLSRVLPASLRQLKAPAPVQAIDAVEAALAVPLPQDFRASLRIHNGTKWRYDSGQLQPSPVPLDYLYDTNEIIEMTRMWRDNYHPEPEWDDPQVWAYLVDQGEHLWLNGPVRPIIGSPGAVVVGDMNGDVRWLLDFDPAPGGTPGQVVRVDVECATWDVLAPSWTQLLVRYAEDLELFAADPDKSPLEIDRLAGPECEWGSTPSDSWGVRPAWLQNVQARSPCP, via the coding sequence GTGACAGACACTGGAGCCGGCGTCGACAAGGGCGTTACCGAGGCGTGGAGGCGGATCGAGGCTGGCCTGAGTCGCGTCCTGCCGGCATCCCTACGGCAGCTCAAGGCCCCGGCCCCGGTACAGGCGATCGATGCGGTGGAGGCCGCGTTGGCCGTGCCACTGCCGCAGGATTTCCGCGCCAGCCTCCGCATCCACAACGGAACCAAGTGGAGGTACGACTCGGGTCAGCTCCAGCCCAGCCCGGTGCCGCTGGATTACCTCTACGACACCAACGAGATCATCGAGATGACCCGGATGTGGCGCGACAACTATCACCCGGAGCCGGAATGGGACGATCCTCAGGTCTGGGCATACCTGGTGGACCAAGGCGAACATCTCTGGCTGAACGGACCGGTGCGACCGATCATCGGTTCGCCGGGCGCAGTGGTCGTGGGCGACATGAATGGCGACGTGCGGTGGCTGCTCGACTTTGATCCGGCACCGGGGGGAACGCCCGGACAGGTGGTTCGGGTCGATGTCGAATGCGCCACGTGGGACGTGCTGGCTCCGTCCTGGACGCAGCTGCTCGTCCGCTACGCCGAGGATCTGGAACTGTTCGCGGCTGATCCTGACAAATCCCCTCTAGAGATCGATCGCCTTGCGGGACCAGAGTGCGAATGGGGCAGCACGCCGTCGGACTCTTGGGGGGTGCGTCCGGCATGGCTGCAGAACGTTCAAGCTCGCAGTCCATGCCCCTGA